A single region of the Mycobacterium avium subsp. avium genome encodes:
- a CDS encoding CHAT domain-containing protein — protein MAVTESGRLTLVLRYADLGIATYASLRIVGQPERTVAWVVEEPLLLAALQELAAALPEPHDAENRRAAIGRALSTGAFAAPDTELTLAYILGVLLIGSAGWQLLTECVSSPRAVLFVSPSARLARVPWGLLAIPKSGPSKEELVRARQDAITAAGRAAAQIPWRLVDLAALTDGHRLMELVEVLMAVPPNIVHAPRTATEWDARRDGPPLLVLDPRVPGQRPDSALGSVLGRPSPDTPVGRHFAELMRRRPVLPRVDAVVDLFRRRDADRRWLAGLLARSPCRLLYVGHASSADDDHRHGGRADRAALHLADPAAVPGDANAIGDHRPLTASDLMALRLPMPPRVALLACGSGGDYQFDEATGLVAAMILNGAQLVTATLWSLPTTAAYRQFAMPARGSPESVDPMADLVSAVDTAHDAPADAGCALNRWQRAQMRRWRDGDRVASPLYWAALATFTVDGAR, from the coding sequence GTGGCCGTGACCGAATCCGGCCGGCTGACACTGGTACTGCGCTACGCCGACCTCGGCATCGCCACCTACGCCAGCCTGCGGATCGTCGGGCAGCCCGAGCGGACCGTCGCCTGGGTGGTGGAGGAACCGCTGCTGCTGGCCGCCCTGCAGGAGCTCGCCGCAGCGTTGCCCGAGCCGCACGACGCCGAGAATCGGCGTGCCGCCATCGGCCGCGCGCTGAGCACCGGGGCCTTCGCCGCACCGGACACCGAACTCACGCTCGCCTACATCCTGGGCGTGCTGCTGATCGGCAGCGCGGGCTGGCAGCTGTTGACCGAATGTGTGTCGTCGCCGCGGGCGGTGCTGTTCGTCTCGCCCAGCGCGCGGCTGGCCCGGGTGCCCTGGGGGCTGCTGGCGATCCCGAAATCGGGGCCCAGCAAGGAGGAGCTGGTGCGCGCCCGCCAGGACGCGATCACCGCCGCCGGGCGCGCTGCGGCCCAAATCCCTTGGCGTCTAGTGGATTTGGCGGCACTGACCGACGGGCATCGGCTGATGGAACTGGTCGAGGTGCTGATGGCGGTACCCCCCAACATTGTGCACGCGCCGCGGACGGCCACCGAATGGGACGCCCGGCGCGACGGGCCGCCGTTGCTGGTGCTCGACCCGCGGGTGCCCGGGCAGCGGCCGGACTCCGCGCTCGGGTCGGTGCTGGGCAGGCCGTCGCCGGACACGCCGGTCGGCCGGCACTTCGCCGAGCTGATGCGGCGGCGACCCGTGCTGCCGCGGGTCGACGCGGTGGTCGACTTGTTCCGCCGGCGCGACGCCGACCGCCGCTGGCTGGCCGGGCTGTTGGCCCGATCCCCGTGCCGGCTGCTCTATGTCGGGCATGCCAGTTCGGCGGACGACGATCACCGGCACGGCGGCCGCGCCGATCGGGCGGCCCTGCATCTGGCCGACCCGGCGGCGGTGCCCGGCGACGCCAACGCCATCGGCGATCACCGGCCGCTGACCGCCTCGGATTTGATGGCGCTGCGGTTGCCGATGCCGCCGCGGGTGGCGCTGCTGGCCTGCGGGTCGGGCGGCGACTATCAGTTCGACGAGGCGACCGGTCTGGTGGCGGCGATGATCCTGAACGGGGCGCAGCTGGTGACCGCTACGCTGTGGTCGCTGCCGACGACCGCCGCCTACCGGCAATTCGCGATGCCGGCCCGCGGATCCCCCGAATCCGTCGACCCGATGGCCGATCTGGTGTCCGCCGTCGACACCGCGCACGACGCTCCCGCAGACGCCGGGTGCGCGCTGAACCGGTGGCAGCGCGCCCAGATGCGACGCTGGCGCGACGGGGATCGTGTTGCCAGCCCGCTGTATTGGGCCGCACTGGCCACCTTCACCGTCGATGGTGCGCGCTAG
- a CDS encoding cutinase family protein, with protein MSFQVRAALTVLTAAAALCVAPMPGAPAAGADPCPDVEVVFARGSGEPPGIGGIGQPFVDALRSQIGSRSLAVYAVKYPASTDFSNPDFPATVIDGIRDASSHLESMVASCPNTREVLGGYSQGAAVAGYTTSAAVPPGVPASAVPPPMPPEVAKHVAAVTLFGTPSGQFLQKYHAPPLAIGPLYQPKTLQLCAVGDPICGTGGDDLAAHTSYPVNGMTNQAAQYVFSHL; from the coding sequence ATGAGCTTCCAGGTGCGGGCGGCGTTGACTGTCCTGACGGCCGCGGCGGCACTCTGCGTCGCGCCGATGCCGGGCGCGCCGGCGGCCGGCGCCGATCCGTGCCCGGACGTGGAAGTGGTGTTCGCCCGCGGCTCCGGGGAGCCACCCGGCATCGGCGGCATCGGTCAGCCCTTCGTGGACGCGTTGCGCTCGCAGATCGGCTCGCGATCGCTGGCCGTGTACGCGGTGAAATACCCTGCCAGCACTGACTTTTCCAATCCCGATTTCCCGGCCACCGTGATCGACGGAATCCGCGACGCCAGTTCGCATCTCGAGTCGATGGTGGCCAGTTGCCCCAACACCCGGGAGGTGCTGGGCGGCTACTCGCAGGGCGCCGCGGTGGCCGGCTACACCACGTCGGCGGCCGTGCCCCCGGGCGTGCCCGCCTCCGCGGTGCCCCCGCCGATGCCGCCCGAGGTCGCCAAACACGTCGCCGCGGTCACGCTGTTCGGCACGCCGTCGGGCCAGTTCCTGCAGAAGTATCACGCGCCGCCGTTGGCCATCGGCCCGCTGTATCAGCCCAAGACGCTGCAGCTGTGCGCCGTCGGCGACCCGATCTGCGGCACCGGCGGCGACGACCTGGCCGCGCACACGTCGTATCCGGTGAACGGCATGACGAACCAGGCCGCCCAATACGTCTTTAGCCACCTGTAG
- a CDS encoding NAD(P)H-dependent amine dehydrogenase family protein → MPNTYRVVQWNTGNVGKSSLKSIVTNPTLELVGCYAWSAEKVGRDAGELVGIPPLGVAATNDVDELLALKPDCVVYNPMWIDVDELVRILSAGVNVVTTASFITGGNLGDGRDRILQACQQGGATIFGSGVSPGFAELLAIVSAMVCNRIDKVTVNEAADTTFYDSPETEKPVGFGQPIDHPDLPAMAAKGTAIFGEAVRLVGDALGVELDDVRCVAEFAQTTEDLVMASWTIPAGHVAGTYISWQGIVGDQVLIDLNVRWRKGQTLDPDWKIEQDGWVIQIDGQPTVTTKVGFLPPPYFEATTIEEFMDLGHIMTAMPAINAIPAVVAAAPGIASYADLPLTLPRGNAHVAGRP, encoded by the coding sequence GTGCCAAACACCTATCGAGTGGTTCAGTGGAACACCGGCAATGTCGGCAAGAGCTCGCTGAAGTCGATCGTCACCAACCCCACGCTGGAACTGGTGGGCTGCTATGCCTGGTCGGCGGAGAAGGTCGGCCGCGACGCCGGTGAGCTGGTCGGCATCCCGCCGCTGGGGGTCGCGGCCACCAACGACGTCGACGAGCTGCTGGCCCTCAAGCCGGACTGCGTGGTCTACAACCCGATGTGGATCGACGTCGACGAACTGGTCCGCATCCTGTCCGCCGGCGTCAACGTGGTGACCACGGCGTCGTTCATCACCGGCGGAAACCTCGGCGACGGCCGGGACCGGATCCTGCAGGCCTGCCAGCAGGGCGGCGCCACCATCTTCGGCTCCGGCGTCAGCCCGGGTTTCGCCGAGCTGCTGGCCATCGTGTCGGCGATGGTGTGCAACCGGATCGACAAGGTCACCGTCAACGAGGCCGCCGACACCACCTTCTACGACTCGCCGGAGACCGAGAAGCCGGTCGGCTTCGGCCAGCCCATCGACCACCCGGACCTGCCGGCGATGGCGGCCAAAGGCACGGCCATCTTCGGCGAGGCCGTCCGGCTGGTGGGCGACGCACTCGGCGTGGAGCTCGACGACGTGCGCTGCGTGGCCGAGTTCGCCCAGACCACCGAGGACCTGGTGATGGCGTCCTGGACCATTCCCGCGGGGCACGTCGCGGGCACCTACATCAGCTGGCAGGGCATCGTCGGCGACCAGGTGCTGATCGACTTGAACGTGCGGTGGCGCAAGGGACAGACGCTGGACCCGGACTGGAAGATCGAGCAGGACGGCTGGGTCATCCAGATCGACGGGCAGCCCACCGTGACCACCAAGGTGGGCTTCCTGCCGCCGCCGTACTTCGAGGCCACCACGATCGAGGAGTTCATGGACCTCGGTCACATCATGACGGCGATGCCGGCCATCAACGCGATCCCGGCCGTGGTCGCCGCGGCGCCCGGCATCGCCAGCTACGCCGACCTTCCGCTGACACTGCCCCGCGGCAACGCGCACGTCGCCGGCCGGCCATAG
- a CDS encoding NAD-dependent epimerase/dehydratase family protein, which translates to MRVLITGGTGFVGGWTAKAISDAGHSIRFLVRNPGKLQTSVAKLGVDVSDFAVADITDRVAVREALQGCDAVVHSAALVATDPRQTAEMLATNMQGAQNVLGQSVELGLDPIVHVSSFTALFHPDLETLTAELPVVGGADGYGTSKAQVEIYARGLQDAGAPVNITYPGMVLGPPVGDQFGEAGEGVRAALQMHAIPGRSAAWLIVDVRDLAALHAALLEPGRGPRRYTAGGHRVPASDLAALLGEVAGTPMVAVPIPDTALRVAGAVLDRAGRFLPFETPFTWAGMQYYTQMPASDDSPSERELGITYRDPRQTLADTFAALSATS; encoded by the coding sequence ATGCGGGTTCTCATCACGGGCGGTACTGGATTCGTCGGCGGGTGGACCGCCAAGGCCATCTCCGATGCCGGGCATTCGATCCGGTTCCTGGTGCGAAACCCGGGCAAGCTGCAGACCTCGGTCGCCAAACTGGGCGTCGACGTGTCGGACTTCGCCGTCGCCGACATCACCGATCGCGTCGCGGTGCGCGAGGCGTTGCAGGGCTGCGACGCCGTGGTGCACAGCGCCGCCCTGGTCGCCACCGACCCGCGCCAGACGGCCGAGATGCTCGCCACCAACATGCAGGGCGCCCAGAACGTGCTGGGCCAGTCCGTCGAGCTGGGCCTGGATCCCATCGTCCACGTGTCGAGCTTCACCGCGCTGTTCCATCCGGACCTGGAGACGCTGACGGCGGAGTTGCCGGTGGTCGGTGGGGCCGACGGCTACGGCACGTCCAAGGCGCAGGTGGAGATCTATGCCCGAGGGCTGCAGGATGCGGGCGCGCCGGTGAACATCACCTACCCGGGCATGGTGCTCGGCCCGCCGGTCGGCGACCAGTTCGGCGAGGCGGGTGAGGGCGTGCGGGCCGCCCTGCAGATGCACGCGATCCCGGGCCGCAGCGCGGCGTGGCTGATCGTCGACGTCCGCGATCTGGCGGCGCTGCATGCGGCGCTGCTGGAGCCCGGCCGCGGGCCGCGCCGCTACACCGCCGGCGGGCACCGGGTTCCCGCGAGCGACCTCGCTGCCCTGCTCGGCGAGGTGGCCGGCACGCCGATGGTCGCCGTCCCGATCCCGGACACCGCGCTGCGCGTCGCGGGCGCGGTGCTGGACCGGGCCGGCCGTTTCCTGCCGTTCGAGACCCCGTTCACCTGGGCGGGCATGCAGTACTACACCCAGATGCCGGCATCGGACGACTCGCCGAGCGAACGGGAACTCGGCATCACCTATCGGGAT
- a CDS encoding lipoprotein LpqH, with translation MGCAAAAVTLVGCSSGGHSAAPASSTAPSASTGTNAQVKVGGADLPGVNPASVTCVRTGGKIDIGSGSTGGAQQALAVVLTDEATPKVESLALVVDGNALAVSNNMGAKVGSADVAVDGKTYTITGQAQGADMKNPMAGMITKDFSIKVSCG, from the coding sequence TTGGGCTGCGCTGCGGCCGCGGTGACGCTGGTCGGCTGCTCGAGCGGCGGCCACTCGGCCGCTCCGGCATCGAGCACCGCGCCCAGCGCCTCCACCGGCACCAACGCACAGGTCAAGGTGGGCGGCGCCGACCTGCCGGGCGTCAACCCCGCCTCGGTCACCTGCGTGCGCACCGGCGGCAAGATCGACATCGGCAGCGGCTCCACCGGCGGCGCCCAGCAGGCGCTGGCCGTGGTGCTGACCGACGAGGCCACCCCGAAGGTCGAGTCGCTGGCGCTGGTCGTCGACGGCAACGCGCTGGCGGTCAGCAACAACATGGGCGCCAAGGTGGGGTCGGCCGACGTCGCGGTCGACGGCAAGACCTACACCATCACCGGCCAGGCGCAGGGCGCCGACATGAAGAACCCGATGGCCGGGATGATCACCAAGGACTTCAGCATCAAGGTGTCCTGCGGCTGA